The following coding sequences lie in one Sporocytophaga myxococcoides DSM 11118 genomic window:
- a CDS encoding WG repeat-containing protein has product MKILNKILLILFVSIAFNTAMAQKGSNCPEDLIPRKSENKQYGFVTLFGEWRITPIYTKVSPFRDNKAIVMKGLVYGVIDCDGNVLIPPQFEMMSNFRSGKAWAKKGGLWGLVDERGKVLIEFQYSEINPIADTDLSWVKKDNLWGLVGEERGNIICKPQFKIAQVLSENATLVQQTELFGVINHVNCGYLIPAQISKVKKIAQHTILYKQNNHWGLFSELGKILLQAEYDSIYALDEDLLVIKKGGKYGLASITGKEVLPLNYEEIGELGDGYIPVKSGGKWGYSNRLGKVYIAPAFEEAYAFKNRKAVVKSGGLYGIIDFAGKFIQKPQYAKVRRNFSYDYFAIAPKDKFYLYTSQLVKMLETGFDSVSVVDSVSFTRAYKDGKVSFFNVPSKSQSFPGEFEEAGELYRGFFKVKQNGKWGIIDTKGKSIVPTKFDSVEFDYCSVRLIFKVTQNGLTGVYDQSGKEILAPVYDFVTYAAPLFKVKKNGAYGLYKTSGEVVTEPVFDYLSNKKEEPLMADWPAIFGQKQKFGLINEKGEELLPAKATKILPLAGTLFAVNSGKAFGLFNTALKNEPEYKYDELTFAGNNMVAARKGNKWGVLDNTGKVLVKPEYEEFKAENGQSKFLKDGKWYILGRGGVLK; this is encoded by the coding sequence ATGAAAATACTGAATAAAATACTCCTTATCCTTTTTGTTTCTATAGCATTTAATACTGCTATGGCTCAAAAGGGAAGCAATTGTCCTGAAGATCTTATCCCCAGGAAAAGTGAAAACAAACAATATGGTTTTGTTACACTCTTTGGAGAATGGAGAATCACTCCTATTTATACTAAGGTTTCTCCTTTCAGAGACAATAAAGCAATTGTAATGAAGGGCTTAGTATATGGAGTCATTGATTGTGATGGAAATGTTCTGATACCCCCACAATTTGAGATGATGTCTAATTTCAGAAGTGGCAAAGCATGGGCTAAGAAAGGAGGTTTGTGGGGACTTGTAGATGAACGAGGGAAAGTGCTGATAGAATTTCAGTATTCTGAAATCAATCCTATTGCCGATACCGATCTGAGTTGGGTTAAAAAAGATAATCTATGGGGACTCGTGGGTGAGGAAAGAGGTAATATTATATGTAAACCGCAATTTAAGATTGCTCAGGTACTCTCAGAAAACGCTACGTTGGTGCAGCAAACTGAATTGTTTGGAGTTATCAACCATGTAAATTGTGGCTACCTTATTCCCGCACAAATTTCAAAAGTAAAAAAGATTGCTCAACATACAATTCTATACAAACAAAATAATCATTGGGGCTTATTCAGTGAGTTGGGTAAAATTCTTCTTCAGGCTGAATATGATTCTATCTATGCATTGGATGAAGACTTGCTTGTAATTAAAAAAGGTGGAAAGTATGGACTTGCCTCAATTACTGGTAAAGAAGTATTACCTCTTAATTATGAAGAAATAGGTGAATTAGGTGATGGCTACATCCCTGTGAAGTCCGGTGGCAAATGGGGCTACTCTAACAGATTAGGAAAAGTATATATTGCTCCTGCTTTTGAAGAGGCATATGCATTTAAAAACAGGAAGGCAGTAGTAAAGTCAGGCGGCTTATATGGAATAATTGACTTTGCCGGTAAATTTATTCAAAAGCCTCAGTATGCAAAGGTTCGAAGAAATTTTTCATACGATTATTTTGCAATTGCTCCAAAGGATAAATTCTACTTATATACTTCTCAACTAGTGAAAATGCTTGAGACGGGCTTTGATTCAGTAAGTGTTGTCGACAGTGTTTCATTTACCAGAGCTTATAAAGATGGTAAAGTTTCTTTTTTTAATGTGCCATCCAAATCTCAATCATTCCCGGGAGAATTCGAAGAGGCAGGAGAGCTTTATCGTGGGTTCTTTAAAGTTAAGCAAAACGGTAAATGGGGAATTATTGATACTAAAGGTAAGAGTATAGTTCCTACAAAATTTGATAGTGTTGAATTCGATTATTGCTCTGTAAGACTTATTTTTAAAGTTACACAGAATGGTTTGACAGGAGTTTATGATCAGTCTGGAAAAGAGATCTTAGCCCCTGTTTATGATTTTGTTACTTATGCTGCTCCTTTGTTCAAAGTGAAAAAGAACGGTGCTTATGGCTTGTATAAAACAAGTGGAGAAGTAGTAACTGAACCTGTGTTTGATTATCTGAGTAATAAAAAAGAAGAGCCTTTAATGGCAGATTGGCCAGCGATATTCGGACAAAAACAAAAGTTCGGCCTTATTAATGAAAAGGGAGAAGAGTTACTTCCTGCAAAAGCAACTAAAATTTTACCACTGGCTGGGACTTTGTTTGCTGTGAATTCTGGCAAAGCATTTGGATTGTTCAATACAGCATTGAAGAATGAACCTGAATATAAGTATGATGAATTAACCTTTGCCGGAAATAACATGGTGGCAGCCAGGAAGGGCAACAAATGGGGCGTTCTTGATAATACCGGCAAAGTACTTGTAAAGCCTGAATACGAGGAATTCAAAGCGGAAAACGGGCAATCAAAGTTTCTGAAAGATGGTAAATGGTATATACTGGGAAGAGGAGGAGTGTTAAAATAA
- a CDS encoding DNA-3-methyladenine glycosylase, protein MKLNKAFYTREDVITISKELLGKYLVTRIDGKQTSGMIVETEAYMGAEDKASHAYGNRKTKRTEPFYKEGGIAYVYMCYGIHYLFNIITNKIDIPHAVLIRAVEPSEGIETMLERRKKSKLKPELTAGPGALSVALGISANHNETDLSGCEIWVEDRGVIVKKNEIIASPRVGVAYAKEDALKPWRFRIKDNPYTSKAR, encoded by the coding sequence ATGAAGCTGAATAAAGCTTTTTATACAAGGGAAGATGTAATAACTATCAGTAAGGAACTGCTTGGGAAATATCTGGTAACCCGTATAGATGGGAAACAGACTTCAGGGATGATAGTTGAAACAGAAGCATATATGGGGGCTGAAGACAAGGCTTCTCATGCTTATGGCAACAGGAAAACCAAACGAACAGAACCATTTTACAAAGAAGGCGGCATCGCATATGTTTATATGTGTTACGGAATTCATTATTTGTTCAATATTATTACTAATAAGATTGATATTCCTCATGCTGTGCTCATCAGGGCTGTAGAACCTTCTGAAGGTATTGAAACAATGCTTGAGAGGCGAAAGAAATCCAAGTTGAAACCGGAACTCACTGCTGGTCCTGGCGCATTGTCAGTAGCTTTGGGGATTTCAGCCAACCATAATGAAACCGACTTATCGGGATGTGAAATCTGGGTAGAAGATAGAGGAGTGATTGTTAAAAAAAATGAGATAATTGCCAGTCCACGAGTAGGCGTGGCTTATGCCAAAGAAGATGCACTTAAACCCTGGCGCTTTCGGATTAAGGATAATCCTTATACAAGCAAAGCCCGGTAA
- a CDS encoding nucleoside recognition domain-containing protein: MVLNYIWIAFFLISFVIAIVRLGLYYFGYPQYGGLEIFPEIMKAAFDMAKSSVVDISFALIGILTLWMGLMKIAEKSGMINILAKLIGPFFHKLFPDLPKDHPSVGLIMMNFSANMLGLDNAATPIGLKAMESMQELNPNKDTAFDPQIMFLVLNTSGLTLIPVSIMTFRFQAGAADSSDVFIPILIATFCSTLAGLITVAIYQKINLFDKVVMAYLGGLIAIIAGVVWYFATLPPDRIGPISSLVSNFILFSIIASFIFLGLKRRINVFEAFVEGAKEGFDVVVRIIPYLVGILVGIAVFRASGAMDYLVGGLTYLIGLTGLDTSWVPALPTALMKPLSGSGARAMMIDAMANGKADTFAGRLACIFQGAADTTFFIVAVYFGSVGIKKTRYSIPAGLIADLFGVIAAIAVAYLFFPVK; encoded by the coding sequence ATGGTTCTAAACTACATCTGGATAGCATTTTTTCTGATCTCATTTGTGATCGCAATCGTCAGGCTGGGCTTGTATTATTTTGGTTATCCTCAGTATGGAGGTCTGGAAATTTTCCCGGAAATTATGAAAGCAGCTTTTGATATGGCCAAAAGTTCAGTTGTGGACATATCATTTGCATTAATTGGGATTCTTACACTTTGGATGGGGTTGATGAAAATTGCTGAAAAGTCTGGCATGATTAATATCCTTGCAAAATTGATAGGTCCTTTTTTTCATAAGTTATTTCCCGATCTTCCGAAAGACCATCCTTCTGTTGGCCTTATTATGATGAACTTCAGCGCAAACATGCTGGGTCTTGATAATGCCGCTACTCCCATTGGTTTAAAGGCAATGGAGTCTATGCAGGAACTGAATCCGAACAAGGATACTGCATTTGATCCACAGATAATGTTTCTTGTACTCAATACTTCAGGTCTAACACTGATACCTGTTTCTATTATGACATTCCGTTTTCAGGCAGGGGCTGCAGATTCTTCAGATGTATTTATTCCGATATTGATTGCTACTTTCTGCAGTACACTTGCAGGCTTGATTACAGTGGCCATTTATCAGAAGATCAACTTGTTTGACAAAGTTGTAATGGCTTATCTGGGTGGTTTGATAGCCATTATTGCTGGAGTAGTTTGGTATTTTGCAACTTTGCCTCCTGACAGAATTGGGCCTATATCTTCTCTTGTCAGTAATTTTATTCTTTTCTCAATCATCGCATCGTTTATATTCTTGGGTTTAAAGAGAAGGATAAATGTATTCGAAGCATTTGTTGAAGGCGCCAAAGAAGGCTTTGATGTAGTTGTAAGAATTATTCCATATCTGGTAGGTATTCTTGTTGGTATTGCTGTATTCAGGGCGAGTGGCGCCATGGATTATCTAGTTGGTGGGTTAACTTATCTTATTGGATTAACTGGACTTGATACAAGCTGGGTGCCGGCATTACCGACAGCTTTGATGAAACCACTTAGCGGAAGTGGTGCCAGAGCCATGATGATCGATGCTATGGCAAATGGGAAAGCTGATACGTTTGCCGGAAGGTTAGCCTGTATCTTTCAGGGAGCTGCAGACACTACGTTTTTCATTGTTGCAGTTTATTTCGGATCAGTTGGGATAAAGAAGACCAGATATTCAATTCCTGCGGGTTTGATTGCTGATCTCTTTGGAGTTATTGCAGCTATTGCTGTTGCTTATTTATTTTTCCCTGTTAAATAA
- a CDS encoding YkvA family protein has product MKGFESNGGKGPIDLDEIKTEWIKKLISFGTSFTKGAHADALKEVVDKFYDPEAKRFKFEVIGREAGIAKRMLKAVFKGEYRNVSPFLLVQIGLVFSYFYFNIDFISDKIPVLGAVDDIAVVLWLLDGFKDELDKFEVWESARSIRLA; this is encoded by the coding sequence ATGAAAGGATTTGAAAGCAACGGAGGTAAGGGACCTATTGATCTTGATGAAATCAAGACAGAATGGATAAAAAAACTGATATCTTTTGGAACTTCTTTTACTAAAGGCGCACATGCAGATGCGTTAAAAGAAGTAGTGGATAAATTTTATGATCCGGAGGCCAAAAGGTTTAAATTTGAGGTGATTGGACGTGAAGCCGGAATCGCTAAAAGAATGTTAAAAGCTGTTTTTAAGGGAGAATATAGAAATGTTTCCCCTTTTTTACTTGTCCAGATAGGTTTGGTATTCTCTTATTTCTATTTTAATATCGATTTTATCTCGGATAAAATACCAGTGTTAGGAGCTGTGGATGATATTGCGGTAGTCCTTTGGTTGTTGGATGGATTTAAAGATGAGCTTGATAAGTTTGAAGTATGGGAAAGTGCGAGAAGCATAAGATTAGCCTAA
- a CDS encoding AAA domain-containing protein: MSEKDSREELQELLDILKVEQEEDRKLYESKMLNASIPERRAQGLTWYPIVVKESYYGVGDRLILEIERPSFKEISHQFQSGRVAAVFTNNQDEEPESKLAGVVTSVRPDNIKLTLFVDELPDWFDRGKLGLDLLFDETSYKEMENTLQRVMKAKHNRLAQLREVLLGKEKAGFREKKALSLDPSLNDSQRKAIENVVFAKDVAIIHGPPGTGKTTTLVEAIRQVLGEEEQVLVCAPSNTAVDLLTEKLDEKGVKVVRLGHPSRVSESLLAHTLDVQISNHKDFKQIKELKKRAIEYRNMALKYKRNFGKEERNQRRIILDESRKLQQEAEAIENYITQDILSRARVFTCTLVGAASYLLKDREFETVFIDEAAQALEPATWIPITKAERVVFAGDHCQLPPTVKSIDAAKKGLSVTLFEKSIQRQKADVMLDTQYRMNEKIMKFSSVQFYYDKLIAHTSVKDRLLNGDPDFTAPVEFIDTAGCGFEEKLEAETSSTLNPEEAQLLLKHFTNLVEKIGQQVMMDERLKVALISPYKAQVNFLKELLTASEFEESFKKQISINTVDGFQGQERDIVYISLVRSNSRGEIGFLNDIRRMNVAMTRAKKKLVVIGESGTLSGHPFYRGFIDYTESISAYKTAWEYMY, encoded by the coding sequence ATGTCAGAAAAAGATTCCAGAGAAGAGCTTCAGGAGCTTCTGGATATATTAAAGGTTGAGCAGGAAGAAGACAGGAAACTTTATGAGTCAAAGATGCTGAATGCATCCATCCCAGAGAGAAGGGCTCAAGGACTAACCTGGTATCCGATAGTAGTAAAAGAATCTTATTATGGAGTAGGTGACAGACTTATTCTTGAGATTGAAAGACCTTCCTTTAAAGAAATTTCCCACCAGTTTCAGTCAGGTCGTGTTGCCGCTGTATTTACCAATAATCAGGATGAAGAACCTGAAAGTAAACTTGCAGGAGTTGTAACTTCTGTTCGACCAGACAATATCAAACTTACTCTTTTTGTGGATGAACTTCCTGACTGGTTTGACCGTGGCAAACTGGGGCTTGACTTGTTGTTTGATGAGACGAGTTACAAAGAAATGGAAAACACTCTGCAAAGGGTTATGAAAGCTAAACATAACAGGCTTGCTCAATTAAGAGAAGTGTTGCTGGGAAAGGAAAAGGCGGGTTTTCGTGAGAAAAAAGCACTGAGTCTCGATCCTTCATTAAATGATTCTCAAAGAAAGGCTATTGAAAATGTTGTTTTTGCAAAAGATGTAGCAATCATACACGGACCTCCGGGGACAGGAAAAACAACAACACTTGTAGAAGCAATAAGACAAGTGCTTGGGGAAGAGGAGCAGGTGCTTGTTTGTGCTCCGAGTAATACTGCAGTTGATTTGCTTACTGAAAAACTGGATGAAAAGGGGGTTAAAGTTGTAAGACTAGGACATCCTTCAAGGGTTAGTGAAAGCCTGCTGGCACATACACTTGACGTGCAGATTTCCAACCATAAGGACTTTAAGCAGATAAAAGAATTAAAAAAACGAGCCATTGAGTATCGGAATATGGCATTGAAGTATAAAAGAAATTTTGGGAAGGAAGAAAGAAATCAGAGGCGTATTATTCTGGACGAGTCTAGAAAATTACAGCAGGAAGCAGAAGCTATTGAGAATTACATCACTCAGGATATCTTAAGCAGAGCACGTGTATTTACCTGCACGCTCGTTGGGGCGGCATCTTATTTGTTAAAAGACAGAGAGTTTGAAACTGTTTTTATTGATGAGGCGGCGCAGGCACTTGAACCGGCTACATGGATTCCGATAACCAAGGCAGAAAGAGTTGTATTTGCAGGTGACCATTGCCAGTTGCCACCAACTGTAAAATCCATTGATGCAGCGAAGAAAGGTCTTTCTGTAACTTTGTTTGAAAAATCTATACAGCGTCAAAAGGCCGATGTAATGTTGGATACACAGTACAGAATGAATGAGAAAATTATGAAGTTTTCTTCTGTACAGTTTTATTATGATAAATTAATAGCTCATACTTCAGTAAAAGACAGACTTTTGAATGGTGATCCTGATTTTACGGCTCCGGTTGAATTTATTGATACCGCAGGGTGTGGATTTGAGGAGAAGTTAGAAGCCGAAACTTCCAGTACTTTAAATCCGGAAGAAGCTCAATTGCTTTTAAAGCATTTCACTAATCTGGTAGAAAAAATCGGTCAGCAGGTTATGATGGATGAAAGGCTGAAAGTAGCCCTGATTTCGCCGTATAAAGCCCAAGTGAATTTCTTAAAAGAATTACTTACTGCTTCGGAATTTGAGGAAAGTTTTAAAAAGCAGATATCTATCAATACTGTAGATGGTTTCCAGGGACAGGAAAGAGATATTGTGTATATAAGCCTTGTGAGGTCAAATTCCAGAGGTGAAATAGGCTTTTTAAATGATATCCGGAGAATGAATGTTGCTATGACAAGAGCAAAAAAGAAACTGGTTGTAATAGGGGAAAGTGGTACATTATCCGGACATCCCTTTTACAGAGGTTTTATTGACTATACAGAATCAATAAGCGCTTATAAAACTGCCTGGGAGTACATGTATTAA
- a CDS encoding PorP/SprF family type IX secretion system membrane protein, with protein MFKSFYFFLTLGSLIITNSAFAQDPQFSQYYNAPLYLNPAFAGTAENTRAILNYRNQWPGTGASFITYAASLDHNIESYRSGVGLLVKRDKQGSNGALVSTDINLFYSYEVWLSNRWTFRPGIQLGYTNRTIDYASFVFGDQLDNSGLTGGATADAFTGSRLNFLDASAGGLFYDDHFWLGIAGFHLNRPNQSVNGLPDAKLPIKFSLHSGYKFFLKSWNGTRNMPERSFTPTFNYKSQGAFDQLDLGAYLTYDPVMFGLWYRGIPVKNYASGLLNNESFILMAGIHFNGISFAYSFDLPISKLSLGNSYGAHEISLIYEWEIPYDKRKIKKRGRTIPCPKFSKRYQNY; from the coding sequence ATGTTTAAAAGCTTTTACTTTTTTCTAACACTTGGGAGTTTGATTATTACAAATTCCGCTTTTGCTCAGGATCCTCAGTTTTCCCAGTATTACAATGCTCCTTTATATTTAAATCCTGCTTTTGCCGGTACAGCAGAAAATACCAGAGCTATACTAAACTATAGAAATCAATGGCCCGGAACCGGTGCTTCATTTATTACTTATGCAGCCTCTCTGGATCATAATATCGAATCTTACAGAAGTGGAGTGGGGCTCCTAGTTAAAAGGGACAAGCAAGGAAGTAATGGTGCACTAGTTTCTACTGATATTAATCTATTTTATTCCTACGAAGTTTGGCTGAGCAACCGTTGGACCTTCAGACCAGGGATTCAGCTTGGGTATACCAACCGGACAATTGACTATGCAAGCTTTGTCTTCGGGGATCAGTTGGACAATAGCGGATTGACCGGAGGTGCTACAGCAGACGCTTTCACGGGGTCCAGACTGAATTTTCTGGATGCTTCCGCCGGCGGTTTGTTTTATGATGACCATTTCTGGTTAGGAATAGCTGGATTTCATCTCAACAGGCCTAATCAGTCGGTGAACGGATTACCCGATGCAAAACTTCCAATAAAATTTTCTCTCCATTCAGGGTATAAGTTTTTTCTAAAAAGCTGGAATGGAACCAGAAACATGCCTGAAAGGAGTTTTACTCCAACTTTTAATTACAAGTCTCAGGGAGCATTTGACCAACTTGACCTTGGCGCTTATCTAACCTATGACCCTGTAATGTTCGGTCTGTGGTATAGAGGAATTCCTGTAAAAAATTATGCTTCAGGTTTGCTCAATAACGAGTCATTCATTCTTATGGCCGGAATTCACTTTAACGGAATAAGCTTCGCTTACAGCTTTGACCTTCCTATTTCAAAGCTTTCCCTGGGGAATAGTTATGGTGCCCATGAAATCTCACTTATCTATGAATGGGAAATTCCTTATGACAAAAGGAAAATTAAAAAAAGAGGAAGAACGATTCCTTGTCCTAAATTCAGCAAAAGATATCAGAATTATTAA
- a CDS encoding FKBP-type peptidyl-prolyl cis-trans isomerase → MKIEKNKVVAVAYDLQAKDQEGNVEVSEKVNAQEPMVFLFGSSGLPEKFEEGLDGLTSGSEFKFVITSEEAYGDFEEEAVVNLSKEIFKIDGEFDESKFQVGTFVPMSDADGNFLRGKVLAVNQNELTIDFNHPLAGLNLEFQGKVVEVREATAEELDHGHVHGPGGHHH, encoded by the coding sequence ATGAAAATTGAAAAAAACAAAGTAGTGGCTGTAGCCTACGATCTTCAGGCAAAAGACCAGGAAGGTAATGTGGAAGTTTCTGAGAAGGTAAATGCTCAGGAACCAATGGTGTTCCTTTTCGGTAGCAGTGGCTTACCTGAAAAATTTGAAGAGGGGCTGGATGGTCTTACAAGTGGTTCTGAATTTAAATTTGTCATCACTTCAGAGGAAGCCTACGGAGATTTTGAAGAGGAAGCTGTTGTTAACCTTTCCAAAGAAATATTTAAAATCGATGGAGAATTTGACGAATCTAAATTTCAGGTTGGTACTTTCGTGCCGATGTCTGATGCAGATGGTAATTTTCTGAGAGGTAAAGTATTAGCAGTAAATCAAAACGAGCTTACTATAGATTTTAACCATCCTCTTGCTGGCCTGAATCTTGAATTCCAAGGAAAAGTTGTTGAAGTAAGAGAGGCTACCGCTGAAGAACTTGACCACGGTCACGTGCATGGTCCAGGTGGTCACCATCATTAA
- a CDS encoding enolase C-terminal domain-like protein: protein MINWTIEEKHLTLKYNWKISRSESVTKNNFFLQISDGTKSGFGEVAPNIRYGETPQLVKDQFDFFLKNGASGIKSLDDLQNLLNFTQICNSLRFGIESAYIHYLSKIQNLPVYSFLGLDEPKNIFTAYTLPIMQIGEIQPFYKKHQLERFKYLKLKINSENGFDLLNEVRKLSSQSIMIDANESWQNVEELIKFLEKIKKDNIVFVEQPLPYNFEEEYKYLKQNCTLDIFADESITDKADFKKLTKQFHGINVKLMKSGGYLNGIRLLKDAKKHGLKTMIGCMVETSLGISSAMNLCSLTDYNDLDGFFVIDNEPFNLITEKKGQLFYSKT from the coding sequence GTGATCAACTGGACAATTGAAGAAAAGCACCTGACACTCAAATACAACTGGAAAATATCCAGAAGTGAATCTGTTACTAAGAACAATTTTTTTCTGCAGATTTCAGATGGTACAAAATCGGGATTTGGAGAAGTGGCTCCTAATATAAGATATGGAGAAACTCCTCAACTGGTTAAAGATCAATTTGATTTTTTCTTAAAAAATGGAGCATCCGGGATTAAAAGTTTGGATGATTTACAAAATTTACTAAATTTCACACAAATTTGTAATTCTTTGAGATTTGGGATTGAATCAGCTTACATTCACTATCTCAGTAAAATACAAAATTTACCTGTTTATTCATTTCTCGGGTTGGACGAACCTAAGAATATTTTTACAGCATACACGCTTCCGATAATGCAAATTGGTGAAATTCAACCATTTTACAAAAAACACCAATTAGAGAGGTTTAAATATCTAAAGTTAAAGATAAACTCAGAAAACGGATTCGACCTATTGAATGAGGTACGTAAGCTTTCGAGCCAATCAATCATGATTGATGCAAATGAGAGCTGGCAGAATGTTGAAGAACTTATAAAATTTCTTGAAAAAATAAAAAAAGATAATATTGTCTTTGTTGAACAACCTCTTCCATATAACTTTGAAGAGGAGTATAAATATCTTAAGCAAAATTGTACTTTAGATATTTTTGCTGATGAATCAATAACTGACAAAGCTGATTTCAAAAAATTAACCAAGCAATTTCATGGAATAAACGTGAAGTTGATGAAATCCGGCGGCTATTTGAATGGCATTAGACTTTTGAAAGATGCAAAAAAGCATGGACTAAAAACCATGATAGGCTGTATGGTAGAAACAAGTTTGGGTATTTCTTCAGCCATGAACCTTTGCAGCCTGACAGATTACAACGACCTTGATGGTTTTTTTGTAATTGATAATGAACCATTTAATCTAATAACAGAAAAAAAAGGACAGCTTTTTTATAGTAAAACTTAA
- a CDS encoding peroxiredoxin family protein: MGNDIITKAELVRVNEGGYKIPEINFVRLDGKKYTNKDIPQNKKIMIVYFNPLCDLCQEETTEILNNINYFQNVEILMISPNSLEQVKQFHNLYKLAQFPQITVLHDAKDDFYRQFDAIGYPSLYLFDEKLEMITKFEAQVGFDDIKNAFEQNASATK, encoded by the coding sequence ATGGGAAATGACATAATAACCAAAGCAGAATTAGTAAGAGTGAATGAAGGAGGATATAAAATACCGGAAATCAATTTTGTGAGACTTGATGGGAAAAAATATACCAATAAAGATATTCCGCAAAACAAGAAAATAATGATCGTCTATTTTAATCCTTTGTGTGATTTATGTCAGGAGGAAACAACTGAGATTTTGAACAACATTAATTATTTTCAGAATGTTGAAATTTTAATGATAAGTCCCAATAGCCTTGAACAGGTGAAACAATTTCATAATCTGTACAAGCTTGCTCAGTTTCCTCAGATTACAGTACTTCATGATGCAAAGGATGATTTTTACCGTCAATTTGATGCCATTGGGTATCCATCTTTATATTTGTTTGATGAAAAATTAGAGATGATTACCAAGTTTGAGGCACAGGTTGGGTTTGATGATATAAAGAATGCTTTTGAACAGAATGCTTCAGCAACGAAATAA